The DNA region ttttgcgccatgtgtcctaacttatttattcttaaagaattttatttcttatttttagaatcaaatgtgggaccgcatcataaatatttatctaaatgagttataaagtataaaaaccaaagagtctaaaataaatgaatcctaaaaaaaaagtgtttcacagtaatttaaaaaaaaaaacatggaaaatttacattttatacctaataatatctttacaatttttttaaagagttaacaaaatataaaaatgaatattaatagtatttaaattatatatattagaattatattatacattttattgtatatctttaaatgtatctatgcatatgcatggggttacaaaTTAGTATTAATTAAACGATGTAAATCATTTTTTCTCAACCACTCATTctttttagagaaatgataaaaatttcATAATGTTAAGTAAATGATTAAAATCATTATTCTTAACCCTTAATTCTTTTTAGAGAAACAATAATTTTGCTTAATAAAGATTATTAACTAAGAACTTTTATAAgaactcaaaaaaagaaagtctagaaacacaaaaaaaaaaaaaaatgaaacatattGATGTGATAGATTGTtagtagttaaaaaaaaaaaaaaaaaaagaggtaataCTAAGCCTGAACAAAAACTGGTCAACTCAACGAAGTTTGAGATTATTAtagggtgtttggtagagtagtttgagatgagaattttgtaattttttgaaatacatatGGATAAAAAAGTggataaaaatatgtgtaatattatttaaaatgtaaaaatatgagtttaagtTAGCCTACCAAATAggtccttatttatttatttatttatttgtatagatAATTCATACCATAATAAATAGCTTTTTCACGTGCTCCTTCTATTTTTCCACAAAAAGTGAAGGCCGAAAAACATAGAATTgtcacatttttcaaaagaacaaaacaGTAATACTCAGCCGAAAAAGGAAATTGTGGACTTCTTAAAAGCAAGCCACGAAAGCACTGCAACCTTACCTCTTCAAAtcccttcattttctctccaTCCAAATCTAATACAATATTCAACTCTACACACCACACTATACTCTTTGGTCTTCTTTCTAAAGTCTCAACCCCCCTTTTATTGCCGAGTCCATTGCACCGTTTAAAGACTGATAcatctttctctatttctctcttggATTTATGGCCAAAGGAGGTGGACTCTCCATTGATTTAGATCCAATTGGCTTCTTTCTCCACCAGCCAATAGTACTCAACTCATTCCCCGAGGACAGCATTAACAACCACAACAATTTCAAGCGTAAACTTACTGCCATGGATGCTACACTCGAGAATAGGTCACCTCCCTCCACTATCCAATTCCCAGTCAACCTTAACTGCTCCAATCTCCATGATTCACCTCCACCGTCCGATGACAAACGAACGATCATCGATGAGATGGACTTCTTCGCCGAGAAAGACCATGACAACAAGGCTGCCCCCTCCACCGATCATGCCGATAAAAAAGACGATTTAGACCGTCCGACTACGTTAGAGTTTAACGTAAACGTACGTGAATATATAGTTTTGTTCAGTACCATAATTCTTTACTGTATTAcaggtttggtttttttttttttttctcaaacagTTGAAGGGATtgaattgaatttgtttttgttttatagaCTGGTTTGAATCTTCTTACTACGAACACTAGTAGCGACCAATCTATGGTGGACGATGGCATATCACCGAACGTGGAAGATAAAAGAGCTAAGAGTGAGGTAAGGAAATGAGAAAACTTTTTGAATTCTATGATGGGTTGGTCTTAGATTTGATGGATTTACGTTCATCTTTAAGTTTTGGAGCTGATTTTGGATCACTATCTTTTGTGTTTTATTCAgctagttgttaataaagctgAGCTTGAGCGAATGAAGGTGGAGAATCAGCGACTAAAAGAGATGCTTAATCAGGTTACTACTAATTACAATGCTCTCCAGATGCATTTGATGACTGTTATGCCGGCCCCAAAAGCTGAAAACACCGAAGAAAATGGTAGGGTAGATGAGAAAGTAGTAGAGGGAAAAAATAATGGAGGACTAATTGTGCCTAGACAGTTCATGGATCTTGGGCTGGCTGCTAATGGTGATACTGATGAGAATTCGGTCTCTTCTTCGGAAGGAAGAAGCCGGGAACGGTCAGGATCGCCCGGTAACAACGGAGAGTTGGCCTCAAAGAAGATCGGAATGATAAAGGATGGAATTAGTGAGGAGCGGCTTGTGTTTGATCAGGAAAACAAGAAGGAATATGGTAGAGGAGATAATGGGAGAGAGGAAAGCCCAGCTGGTCAAACTTCACAAGGATGGGGTCCTAACAAAGTTCCTAGATTCAATTCCCCTAAAAATGTTGATCAAACGGAGGCCACAATGAGGAAAGCACGTGTTTCGGTTCGAGCTCGATCAGAGGCGCCTATGGTAGGTGGCATATAtttatgagtgttttttttttttagccaattGTGGTTAAATTGATGAATTTGATTCTTGTAGTTGACTGATTGGAAATTACtttaatttgttggtttttaGATCACTGATGGATGCCAATGGCGAAAGTATGGGCAGAAGATGGCTAAGGGAAACCCTTGTCCTCGAGCTTATTATCGATGCACCATGGCTGCTGGTTGCCCAGTTCGAAAACAAGTATGTTTTCTCTCAGTCTTTTACTGTATCTTATGGAAAATTTTGACTGTAAATTATTGCTCTATTAAATCCTCATTTGCTCAATCTATGTAGCAACAATTTCTATGTTCTCATAGAGCACTAGTAAAAAGTTTCAtgttcaatttttaataaactaaTATGTTAAATTTTGCCAAGACTCTTTTAGCTCCATTAGTATTTTTTGATATAGACGTTTACAGCTTTCGTGttcattgtaactatcaaattattataaaaaaaaaaaacaattaaacataaATTTGCTAGCTAAAACCAGTTTTTGACTTTAAAAGGATTGAGAAAATAATGGAAGTgtacttaaaagaaaaacaaataaatataaatttgcaAGCTAAAATCTGTTTTTGACTTTAAGGATTGAGAAAATAATGGAAGTgtactaaaaagaaaaacaaataaatataaatttgcaAGCTAAAATCTGTTTTTGACTTTAAGGATTGAGAAAATAATGGAAGTGTACATACTCCcatgcttatttttctttgctgaACATTCAATCTTAAAACTGTGTTTCCTTAATTAGTGCTAATAGTTTTGATGTTTGATTGTTAAACAGGTACAAAGATGTGCGGAAGATCGGACAATCCTGATAACCACATACGAGGGCAATCACAACCATCCTTTGCCCCCAGCTGCAATGGCAATGGCATCCACAACTTCATCAGCAGCACGAATGTTGCTCTCGGGGTCTATGTCTAGTGCTGATGGACTAATGAACTCAAATTTCCTGACCAGGACACTTCTACCATGCTCCTCTAGCATGGCAACAATCTCAGCCTCAGCCCCATTCCCAACTGTTACATTGGACCTAACTCAGTCCCCTAACCCTTTACAATTCCAAAGGCCACAAAACCAATTCCAAATCCCATTCCCAAACCCAACCCAGAATTTTCCCAATGCCTCGCCCTCATTGCTACCTCAAATTTTTGGTCAAGCACTTTATAACCAATCAAAATTCTCTGGCCTTCAGATGTCCCAAGATATGGACCCTGCTCAATTACAAGCATTGCCAATGAACCAAGGGCAGCAGAACTCATCACTTTCTGACACTGTGAGTGCAGCCACTGCTGCCATTGCATCGGACCCAAACTTCACTGCAGCTCTAGCAGCCGCCATCACTTCTATTATTGGTGGTGGTGCTCATCCAAACAACATTGGTAACAATAACACCAGCCTCACTACCACCTCCAACAGCAATGGAAACATAACTACTAGCAACAGCAATAGCAATGGcaacaataaaatcaacaattCAAGTTTCCAAGGCAACTAAGCTGAGGCTACTTtgctctcacaattttttttttttttttttttttgtggaagttcattaatttcctttttttggggggggggggggggggggggggggaggggcgctcagaaaaagagagacaagactttcttcttctctttttcaattAGTTTTGCCTTTGGATTAAGCATAGTTTTCAGattctttgttattttgaatAATATGTTCCAAAAATTGTATGTCAAAGCAAagtcaaaaaggaaaagaaagaaataaatagaaGAATGCGTATTAAAGTTCCTTTTTTCTGAACGAATCATGGAAATTCAAAAGGAAGGGCGGTTTGTCTTCAGTCTGCTTTGTTTTGTTCCTAAACATAAGAGAAGAAGGCAGagccaaaaggaaaagaaaaggaaaaagataaaaacaatgGAAGATAAGTAGAGAACGTTGAGGATCGAATAAGAAAGAGAATTATTCTTTATTGGCATTGCGTTTGCGTGTATCGTATGGCAGTGGCAGTCAATAAAAAAGGAGTCAACAAAACCGTCTAAAAGAGTGGTTAGAAAGGATGGGGTTTGTTTGACACGTAAATAAAGTAAGAGAATCACACTCTTGGTTCTTGTCTTTACCCATTTTATCTCACTCCAGAGTGGTTAACTTgttcattttctttaattttttttctcaatatagTTAACTCGTACATGCATAGATctctttccactttttttttttttttttccttctctcttgtCCTCAGTCATTGTCCATCCTTTCAATCAAATTAATAACGAAGCACTagtagttttgtttttgataagttgaaaattgaaagaagaGTGCCTTGTCGCTTTCTATCCTAGCTAGCCtagcgaaaaataaataaaaaataaaaaatcttgtcctatttttttttttcctagcttGAATTTCAAATACTTTAGGCGTTTCAAACACTTCATTGGGTCTGGCTGTTTTTGTTGAACGTCTTCCATTTATTGGAATAATTCAATGGCATTATGATTTTGATCTCTTTCCAGCATGCATAAAGAACTGTTCTCTAATATATGTCACGCTTCGATCTCATGCTAACGAGTCCATGATGTAATATCATTGTTGTACGAGTAATGAAGAAATTAATTAGAAGCTGATCTAAACTTTATAATCTTGATTATAGTCTGATGCCAAACCACGAAGTTTTTCAACAATAAAAGCGATTTTGAAA from Castanea sativa cultivar Marrone di Chiusa Pesio chromosome 6, ASM4071231v1 includes:
- the LOC142641167 gene encoding putative WRKY transcription factor 31 — translated: MAKGGGLSIDLDPIGFFLHQPIVLNSFPEDSINNHNNFKRKLTAMDATLENRSPPSTIQFPVNLNCSNLHDSPPPSDDKRTIIDEMDFFAEKDHDNKAAPSTDHADKKDDLDRPTTLEFNVNTGLNLLTTNTSSDQSMVDDGISPNVEDKRAKSELVVNKAELERMKVENQRLKEMLNQVTTNYNALQMHLMTVMPAPKAENTEENGRVDEKVVEGKNNGGLIVPRQFMDLGLAANGDTDENSVSSSEGRSRERSGSPGNNGELASKKIGMIKDGISEERLVFDQENKKEYGRGDNGREESPAGQTSQGWGPNKVPRFNSPKNVDQTEATMRKARVSVRARSEAPMITDGCQWRKYGQKMAKGNPCPRAYYRCTMAAGCPVRKQVQRCAEDRTILITTYEGNHNHPLPPAAMAMASTTSSAARMLLSGSMSSADGLMNSNFLTRTLLPCSSSMATISASAPFPTVTLDLTQSPNPLQFQRPQNQFQIPFPNPTQNFPNASPSLLPQIFGQALYNQSKFSGLQMSQDMDPAQLQALPMNQGQQNSSLSDTVSAATAAIASDPNFTAALAAAITSIIGGGAHPNNIGNNNTSLTTTSNSNGNITTSNSNSNGNNKINNSSFQGN